The following is a genomic window from Sedimenticola thiotaurini.
GAGGGTTTCCAGTTTGTCAAACGGCAGTTCACAGACCCAGGTGGTGTCCAGCACAACCGCGTCACACTGGTATTTCACATCCCCTACCGCCTCGATACCAATCAATTCACTGCCGAAATAGAACCCATGGATCAGGGGTGTGCCGTCATCCAGGGATGATTCGATTTTTACTGACCCCGATTGTATGACAAAGATGGATCTGAACGGATCTTCAATTTTAAAAATGGTCTCGCCCGCCTTGAACGGGCCGCGTTTACGGATGATGTTGGTGATATTGTTACTCTGGCTTTGATCCAGGTCCGCGCCAATGCACTTTCTCGGCAGTGTGCAACTTTGACAGTCCCGTTGGTTATTGACTAGATGCAGCCCACATTTACCGCCTGTTCCATTAGTCATGCCTTACCTCCGGGTAGGAGAGTTGTTGATTGTTGTCGCCCCATTTTCAGGTTTAAG
Proteins encoded in this region:
- a CDS encoding Crp/Fnr family transcriptional regulator, which gives rise to MTNGTGGKCGLHLVNNQRDCQSCTLPRKCIGADLDQSQSNNITNIIRKRGPFKAGETIFKIEDPFRSIFVIQSGSVKIESSLDDGTPLIHGFYFGSELIGIEAVGDVKYQCDAVVLDTTWVCELPFDKLETLCSQMPLLQHEILELLGKRLRYTNRTIVQGRYLSADRRFLLFLNDLYQRRGCITKDGKRSVLLPMTKGDIAIHLGLRPESLSRALAKLQDEGVIRNHAREIQILGDKRTSLSCLWV